Genomic window (Bacteroidales bacterium):
TCAAAAACTTTGAAGAGCGCGGTAATCTGTACAAAGTATTTATACAAAAACATAAAGGTTAAGTTGCAAATGCGTCTTAACCTTTATTAAATAAGAACTAGTACTATGAACTACTCTGTTATTTCTTTTTTATTTGCGGATTTATTATCATTACGGGAACGTTTGTTACCATAAGAACCTAAGATCAATTTTCCGCGTTTTGTTTTTTTATCACCTTTACCCATTATAATAATTTTTTTATTAAAAGATTTGCAAAGATAGAAAAAATTTAAGGATTAAGAGTTAAGAATTAAGTTTTTTTAATTCGAAATCTAAAATATTATTTATTTCCGACTTTACTATTCTTTATGTAAATGCAATATATAAAATCTGCTTCTACAGATTATTTAATTTTTCCTCAATAAATTTTACCATCGTATTAAATTCATTCATATCGAATAATCTTGTAAGCATAATTATTTTTCCATTTTCATCGATGATAATATTGCGAGTTACACCGGCTCCTTTTTCAGTAAAAAGATCGAACTTTGAGCCGTCGGTATCAAGAGTTATCGGATAGGTTACATTTGTTTTCTTTATAAACTGTTTTACGGTTTCCTTATCTTCCTTAAGATCTATACCTAACAACACAAAATTCTGGTTATCTTTATGTTTCTGCCAGATTTCTTTTTCGATATAAGGCATTTCTTTTCGGCAAACGCCACACCAGCTGGCAGTAAATTGTATCATAACAATTTTCCCTTGCAATGAAGCAAGATTGATTTTTGTACCATCTAAGTATTCAATTTCAAAATCGGGAGCTTTGTCACCGACCTTTACTTTATATCCATAATTATCATTCACTTGAGTTTGTTGATAATAAGGGGTACAAAAAATTGAAGATAAAACAACGAGAACAAGACTAATAATTTTCATATAATATATAATAATTAAACCTTTGAGATAAAAAAATAGCCCTAACAAATTCAGTTAAGGCTAATTTTTTGCATTTTTCAACAAAAATTATTTTTTTAATTCTGCGCCTGGTTTAAATTTAACCACTTTTTTAGCAGGAATACTAATTTTTTGTTGAGTTTTTGGGTTTCTGCCGGTACGAGCTGCTTTATCAACAACACACCATGTTCCGAAACCAACTAAGGTAACTTTATCATCCT
Coding sequences:
- a CDS encoding 30S ribosomal protein THX; translated protein: MGKGDKKTKRGKLILGSYGNKRSRNDNKSANKKEITE
- a CDS encoding TlpA family protein disulfide reductase, with product MKIISLVLVVLSSIFCTPYYQQTQVNDNYGYKVKVGDKAPDFEIEYLDGTKINLASLQGKIVMIQFTASWCGVCRKEMPYIEKEIWQKHKDNQNFVLLGIDLKEDKETVKQFIKKTNVTYPITLDTDGSKFDLFTEKGAGVTRNIIIDENGKIIMLTRLFDMNEFNTMVKFIEEKLNNL
- a CDS encoding HU family DNA-binding protein, with the translated sequence MNKSELIDFIAGEAKITKNDATKALNAFMKGVKNAMAKDDKVTLVGFGTWCVVDKAARTGRNPKTQQKISIPAKKVVKFKPGAELKK